The proteins below are encoded in one region of Gemmatimonas sp.:
- a CDS encoding GNAT family N-acetyltransferase produces the protein MSNFPELPLGYTLVPPGHIASVVTFLEMTSPPANVHTGRETVAFSLERLGATDVDRYRELFRTVGAPWLWFSRLRMPREILEALLGDTDVEAYAVCDGAQDIGLLELDFRAPAECELAFFGLVADRVGQGVGRWLMSEALIRAWHRPIHRLHVHTCTLDHPQAVAFYQRAGFIPHRRAVEVASDPRLTGDLPRTAGAQVPLLPSE, from the coding sequence ATGTCGAATTTCCCCGAACTCCCCCTGGGATACACATTGGTGCCGCCCGGTCACATCGCGAGTGTGGTGACCTTCCTCGAGATGACGTCGCCACCCGCGAACGTACACACGGGTCGCGAGACAGTCGCGTTCAGTCTCGAGCGCCTGGGCGCCACCGATGTGGACCGTTACCGCGAGCTTTTTCGCACGGTGGGGGCGCCGTGGCTGTGGTTCTCACGCCTGCGGATGCCGCGCGAGATACTCGAGGCGCTGCTGGGCGATACCGACGTGGAGGCGTACGCGGTGTGCGATGGGGCCCAGGACATTGGCCTGCTTGAACTGGATTTCCGAGCGCCGGCTGAATGTGAACTGGCATTCTTCGGCCTCGTGGCCGATCGGGTGGGGCAGGGAGTCGGTCGCTGGCTCATGAGCGAGGCGCTCATACGCGCCTGGCACCGTCCCATCCATCGCCTGCATGTGCACACCTGCACGCTCGATCATCCGCAGGCGGTGGCCTTCTACCAGCGTGCCGGCTTCATCCCACATCGCCGTGCGGTGGAAGTGGCTTCGGATCCGCGGCTCACCGGTGATCTGCCGCGCACTGCCGGGGCGCAGGTGCCGCTCCTTCCTTCCGAATGA
- a CDS encoding amidohydrolase family protein — translation MMNGRDSRLPVRGARRVAVSCAALLAACTAPPVYDVLLTGGTVVDGTGAAAVVADVAIVGDSIAAIGPALNARGAKTIVDVHGHVVAPGFWDNHAHLVTLDSHPLAENFIRQGITTILAPQHSQDQPFPLDQYMARVRMAPNVGLFSGHTWIRKRVMGLANRAPTPAELAWMTALVDSSMQQGALGLATGLEYTPATYAEPPEIMALTRVAAAYGGVYVTHMRDEGAGVLTSVQQTLDVGNAAGIPVQINHLKVTGAAQWGWSARILALLDSAAAAGTAVAFDVYPYDAYSTYSDLMFPAWALADGPPAFAKRVADRPTRARLVREMRALFPRQTGPGPETIRFREVAAHPELAGRTLADYLDTLGQPRTVEAAVEALIALQLKGGFIGVFTGMDEGDIERFIRHPRAMFETDGDLVTPGIGYPHPRSYGSFPRVLSRYVRERRTLTLLEAVRRMTQMPAAWLAQANRGTLAPGMAADVVVFHPDSIADRAQYTDPHHYADGVVHVLVNGTFVLRAGVMTGALPGRFLPRMRPSAKPAGRASVGSPPAAPRSAATR, via the coding sequence ATGATGAACGGGAGAGATTCACGCCTGCCGGTGCGGGGGGCGCGGCGTGTGGCGGTATCCTGCGCGGCGCTGCTGGCCGCCTGTACGGCGCCACCGGTGTACGATGTGCTGCTCACGGGAGGCACGGTGGTGGATGGCACCGGAGCAGCGGCCGTGGTGGCCGACGTGGCCATCGTGGGCGATTCCATCGCGGCCATTGGTCCGGCGCTCAACGCGCGTGGTGCAAAGACGATCGTGGACGTGCACGGGCACGTGGTGGCGCCAGGGTTCTGGGACAATCACGCACACCTGGTGACGCTGGACTCGCATCCACTGGCCGAGAACTTCATTCGGCAGGGAATCACCACCATCCTGGCGCCGCAGCACAGTCAGGACCAGCCGTTTCCGCTCGATCAGTACATGGCGCGTGTACGCATGGCCCCCAACGTGGGACTGTTCTCGGGCCATACCTGGATCCGCAAGCGCGTCATGGGGCTCGCCAATCGCGCCCCCACCCCGGCAGAGCTCGCGTGGATGACGGCGCTCGTGGACTCGTCCATGCAGCAGGGGGCGCTTGGCCTCGCCACCGGGCTGGAGTACACACCGGCCACCTACGCCGAGCCGCCGGAGATCATGGCGCTGACCCGCGTGGCGGCTGCGTACGGCGGTGTCTACGTCACGCACATGCGCGATGAAGGCGCGGGTGTGCTGACCTCGGTCCAGCAGACGCTCGACGTGGGCAACGCGGCCGGTATTCCCGTGCAGATCAATCACCTCAAGGTTACGGGTGCGGCCCAGTGGGGGTGGAGCGCGCGCATCCTCGCGCTGCTCGACTCGGCTGCCGCCGCCGGTACCGCCGTGGCGTTCGATGTGTACCCCTACGACGCGTACAGCACCTACTCCGATCTCATGTTTCCGGCGTGGGCGCTCGCCGACGGCCCGCCGGCATTCGCGAAGCGCGTGGCCGACCGGCCCACGCGGGCGCGGCTCGTGCGCGAGATGCGCGCGCTCTTTCCGCGGCAGACCGGGCCCGGTCCGGAGACGATTCGCTTCCGCGAGGTCGCCGCGCATCCGGAGCTGGCCGGCCGCACCTTGGCCGACTACCTCGATACCCTCGGCCAGCCCCGCACCGTGGAGGCTGCCGTGGAGGCGCTCATCGCCCTGCAGCTCAAGGGCGGCTTCATCGGCGTGTTCACGGGGATGGACGAGGGCGATATCGAGCGTTTCATCCGGCATCCCCGCGCCATGTTCGAAACCGACGGCGATCTGGTGACGCCCGGCATCGGGTACCCGCATCCGCGCAGCTATGGGTCATTTCCGCGCGTGCTGTCGCGCTATGTGCGCGAGCGACGCACGCTCACGCTGCTGGAGGCGGTACGGCGCATGACGCAGATGCCGGCAGCGTGGCTGGCGCAGGCCAACCGCGGAACGCTCGCGCCAGGGATGGCCGCCGATGTGGTGGTCTTCCATCCGGATTCCATCGCAGATCGCGCCCAGTATACCGATCCGCATCACTACGCCGACGGGGTGGTGCACGTACTGGTGAACGGCACCTTCGTATTGCGCGCGGGCGTCATGACCGGTGCCTTGCCGGGGCGGTTTCTGCCGCGCATGCGGCCGTCGGCAAAGCCTGCTGGTCGTGCGAGCGTCGGCAGCCCCCCAGCGGCGCCACGTTCGGCTGCAACGAGGTAG
- a CDS encoding serine hydrolase produces MRHLPTALAATFLSSAALSAPVLSAQAPPAQALPASTPSAAAPFRTVAFTTTEGTWVSLDVSPDGRTLVVELLGELYTLPVAGGRAQPLLTGRAFQSQPRYSPTGAQLVYISDESGSDNVWIANADGSGARPLTRLPRAGMLSPAWTRDGRAIVVTVTTPYTTRAAELWRYDVATGEGTRLLENTNGPAQPLVSAPAPGPYGPLPSPDGQSLWFSSVTPRPYGSRNGPSSNILRVPVAGGAPTPVVVEGMPAMKPLLSPDGGTLVYGTVREGRTGLKARDLATGAERWLAYPVDRHQLESRASRDVLPNAAFSPDGRWLYAAFGGRIHRLGVRDGSDTVIPFTASVSLEVTPTLRAPQRLDTGAVSARMAHHVATARDGRRAFSALGRIWLTSTTGGAPQRLTRTPQAREFMPAWSPDARWIAYVTWSEEGGALWKARADGRGAPVRLSATPAFWHAPRWSDDGATITATTAPLASTLSAPPGGVPADAQQVRVPAQGGAVQLLGPAARNAAPAGTSVAVPVPVSLPRAKAVGTVVLRGATAITMRGTEVMANADVQVTNGRIVHVGARDARPLPAEARVIDVRGKFIVPGYIDLHAHWGSGQGTLTVADLPQPESTNGLANLAMGVTTVRDPQVSPDIFAVADMVEADGVPSPRVFSTGPGVFGSIDSQTLDDMRRTLARYRDVYRTPYIKAYQVGNRQQRQWLIEAARELGMMPTTEGAADGKEDITHAIDGFSGLEHAVPEAPLHDDLIQLFARTGIVNTPTVVVSFGAALPVYRLLAEERPHEDARVERWFPDGQLFQRSSSRLLWFPPEDYQDREVAAGAAAVLRAGGHIGLGGHGEVQGLSNHWEMALLARGGMHPHEVLRVATMEGAYALGLEQELGSLEAGKVADLVVLDGNPLHDIRHTREVAYVMKGGTLYRGGTLDRVWPTAAPLTLPWALRRTGTPTMAAVDSVVRHTMERLRAPGVALAVMRRGDVLLARGYGVAELEHQTPVTEETIFQSGSMGKQFTSAGIMALVEDGKLDLEASVRRYLPNAPAAWEPIRLRHLLDHSSGLPDYTGDGFDYRRDYTDEELLRMAAALPLEFTPGTRWNYSNTGYVVLGIIMTRVSGMPYHEYLRQRLFTPAGMPTVRVITESQVIPHRARGYVPVPGGWEHATWVAPQLNTTADGSLLLSLRDMLAWNRAVRARALLSPESWRRIFTPMTLNSGRTHPYGFGWFIGEAGGAPLYEHGGTWQGFVTQNSYYVGSDLSIVVLSNGRTMAPAMIASAVAALFDTTLAPVPPVTTPRADPDTAATAYVARMLGKVASGQLELADFAFVRQTIFPRLKAAVTSLLSGKGAPTRMEYLTHRMLGDDVETEYYAWFGRERYRVIVSRGPQGGLTGLRVQPEPVP; encoded by the coding sequence ATGCGACATCTTCCCACGGCGCTTGCTGCCACCTTCCTGTCATCCGCGGCGCTGTCCGCGCCGGTGCTGTCCGCGCAGGCGCCGCCGGCGCAGGCGCTGCCGGCGTCGACACCGTCCGCCGCGGCGCCGTTCCGTACGGTCGCCTTCACCACCACCGAAGGCACGTGGGTATCGCTCGACGTCAGTCCCGATGGGCGCACCCTCGTCGTCGAACTGCTGGGCGAGCTGTACACGCTGCCGGTTGCTGGTGGTCGCGCCCAGCCGCTGCTGACCGGGCGGGCGTTCCAGTCGCAGCCGCGCTACTCGCCAACGGGAGCACAGCTGGTCTACATCAGTGACGAGAGTGGCTCCGACAACGTGTGGATCGCCAACGCCGATGGGTCGGGTGCGCGACCGCTCACCCGCCTGCCACGCGCCGGCATGTTGTCGCCCGCGTGGACGCGCGATGGACGCGCCATCGTCGTGACGGTGACCACGCCCTACACCACCCGCGCGGCCGAGCTCTGGCGCTACGACGTGGCCACCGGTGAGGGCACCCGACTGCTGGAGAACACCAACGGCCCGGCGCAGCCGCTGGTCTCGGCGCCGGCGCCCGGCCCGTACGGCCCCCTGCCGAGTCCCGATGGCCAGAGTCTCTGGTTCAGCTCCGTTACGCCGCGCCCCTACGGCAGCCGCAACGGCCCGAGCAGCAACATTCTCCGCGTGCCGGTGGCTGGGGGGGCGCCCACGCCGGTCGTGGTGGAGGGCATGCCCGCCATGAAGCCGTTGCTGTCGCCCGACGGCGGCACGCTTGTCTACGGCACCGTGCGTGAGGGGCGCACGGGGCTCAAGGCGCGCGATCTCGCCACCGGCGCCGAACGGTGGCTCGCGTATCCCGTAGACCGTCATCAGCTGGAGTCGCGCGCCTCGCGCGATGTGCTACCGAACGCGGCCTTCTCGCCCGACGGTCGCTGGCTGTACGCGGCCTTCGGCGGCCGCATTCACCGACTCGGCGTGCGCGACGGCAGCGACACCGTCATTCCGTTCACCGCGAGCGTGTCCCTCGAGGTAACGCCCACGCTGCGCGCGCCGCAGCGGCTCGATACCGGGGCCGTGTCCGCGCGGATGGCGCACCATGTGGCCACGGCCCGCGACGGTCGCCGAGCCTTCTCCGCACTCGGTCGCATCTGGCTGACCAGCACGACCGGTGGGGCCCCGCAGCGGCTCACGCGTACCCCGCAGGCGCGCGAATTCATGCCCGCGTGGTCTCCCGATGCGCGCTGGATCGCCTACGTGACGTGGAGCGAAGAGGGAGGCGCCCTGTGGAAGGCGCGCGCGGACGGGCGCGGCGCGCCGGTGCGTCTCAGTGCCACGCCGGCGTTCTGGCACGCACCGCGCTGGAGCGATGATGGGGCGACCATCACGGCCACCACGGCGCCGCTCGCCTCCACACTCTCGGCGCCCCCTGGTGGTGTGCCCGCCGATGCACAACAGGTGCGCGTTCCCGCCCAGGGTGGCGCGGTGCAGCTGCTGGGTCCCGCCGCGCGAAACGCCGCGCCTGCCGGCACCAGCGTTGCCGTGCCCGTTCCCGTGTCGCTGCCGCGAGCCAAGGCCGTGGGCACCGTCGTCCTGCGCGGTGCGACCGCCATCACCATGCGCGGCACGGAAGTCATGGCCAACGCCGATGTGCAGGTGACCAACGGTCGCATCGTGCATGTGGGTGCGCGTGACGCGCGCCCCCTGCCTGCCGAGGCGCGCGTGATCGACGTGCGCGGCAAGTTCATCGTGCCCGGCTACATCGATCTCCACGCGCATTGGGGGTCGGGGCAGGGGACACTCACGGTAGCCGACCTCCCGCAGCCCGAATCCACCAACGGACTGGCCAATCTCGCCATGGGTGTCACGACCGTGCGCGACCCCCAGGTGTCACCCGACATCTTCGCGGTCGCCGACATGGTGGAGGCCGATGGCGTACCGAGTCCGCGCGTCTTCTCCACGGGGCCGGGTGTCTTCGGCAGCATCGACTCCCAAACGCTCGACGACATGCGGCGCACGCTGGCGCGCTACCGCGACGTATATCGCACGCCCTACATCAAGGCCTATCAGGTGGGCAATCGTCAGCAGCGGCAATGGCTCATCGAGGCGGCGCGTGAGTTGGGCATGATGCCCACCACGGAGGGGGCGGCCGACGGCAAGGAAGACATCACGCACGCCATCGATGGCTTCAGCGGCCTCGAGCATGCGGTGCCGGAAGCGCCGCTCCACGATGACCTCATCCAGCTGTTCGCGCGCACCGGCATCGTGAATACGCCCACCGTGGTGGTGAGCTTCGGCGCGGCATTGCCGGTGTATCGCCTCCTCGCCGAAGAGCGGCCGCACGAGGATGCGCGGGTGGAGCGCTGGTTTCCCGACGGGCAGCTCTTTCAGCGCAGCTCCAGTCGGCTGCTCTGGTTTCCCCCGGAGGACTATCAGGATCGTGAGGTGGCCGCGGGTGCCGCGGCCGTGCTGCGCGCTGGCGGACACATCGGCCTGGGCGGCCACGGTGAAGTCCAGGGCTTGTCCAATCACTGGGAGATGGCGCTGCTCGCGCGTGGCGGCATGCACCCGCACGAGGTGCTGCGCGTGGCGACCATGGAAGGGGCGTACGCGCTGGGGCTCGAGCAGGAGCTGGGCAGCCTCGAAGCGGGGAAGGTGGCGGATCTGGTGGTGCTCGACGGGAATCCGCTGCACGACATTCGCCACACGCGAGAGGTGGCGTACGTGATGAAGGGCGGAACGCTGTACCGGGGCGGTACGCTCGATCGCGTCTGGCCAACGGCGGCGCCGCTCACCCTGCCGTGGGCCCTGCGCCGCACCGGCACCCCCACCATGGCCGCCGTGGACTCCGTGGTGCGCCACACCATGGAGCGGCTGCGCGCGCCGGGAGTGGCGTTGGCCGTCATGCGCCGCGGAGACGTGCTGCTGGCACGGGGGTACGGCGTCGCGGAGCTCGAACATCAGACGCCCGTTACCGAGGAAACGATCTTCCAGTCGGGGTCCATGGGCAAGCAGTTCACGAGTGCCGGCATCATGGCGCTGGTGGAAGACGGCAAACTGGATCTCGAGGCCTCGGTGCGCCGCTATCTGCCCAATGCGCCGGCTGCGTGGGAGCCCATTCGGCTGCGCCATCTGCTCGACCACAGCTCGGGATTGCCCGACTACACCGGCGACGGATTCGACTATCGGCGCGACTATACCGACGAGGAGCTGCTGCGCATGGCGGCGGCACTCCCGCTGGAGTTCACGCCCGGTACGCGCTGGAACTACTCGAACACCGGCTACGTGGTGCTCGGCATCATCATGACTCGCGTGAGCGGCATGCCGTACCACGAGTACCTGCGCCAGCGCCTCTTCACGCCGGCGGGGATGCCCACGGTGCGTGTCATCACCGAGAGTCAGGTCATCCCGCATCGGGCGCGCGGATACGTGCCCGTGCCGGGGGGATGGGAACATGCGACCTGGGTGGCACCGCAGCTCAACACCACCGCCGATGGTTCACTGTTGCTGTCGTTGCGCGACATGCTGGCCTGGAACCGGGCCGTGCGTGCCCGCGCCCTGCTCAGCCCCGAAAGCTGGCGGCGAATCTTCACGCCCATGACCCTCAACAGCGGTCGCACGCATCCCTATGGCTTCGGCTGGTTCATCGGTGAGGCCGGTGGTGCGCCGCTGTACGAGCATGGCGGCACGTGGCAAGGGTTCGTGACCCAGAATTCGTACTACGTCGGCAGTGATCTCAGCATCGTGGTGCTGTCCAACGGGCGCACCATGGCGCCGGCGATGATCGCGTCGGCGGTGGCCGCGCTCTTCGACACGACGCTGGCGCCGGTGCCACCGGTGACCACGCCACGCGCCGATCCAGACACGGCGGCCACGGCGTATGTGGCGCGCATGCTTGGCAAGGTCGCCAGTGGCCAGCTCGAACTCGCCGACTTTGCCTTCGTGCGACAGACGATCTTTCCTCGGCTCAAGGCGGCCGTGACCTCGCTGCTGAGCGGCAAGGGTGCTCCCACTCGCATGGAGTATCTCACGCATCGGATGCTTGGCGACGACGTGGAGACCGAGTACTACGCGTGGTTCGGCCGTGAGCGCTATCGGGTGATCGTTTCGCGTGGCCCGCAGGGCGGGCTCACGGGCTTGCGGGTGCAACCGGAGCCCGTGCCATGA